The genome window GTTGACCGTGTCGTCGATGTCGTCGGAGATCCCGGCCGGACGGCAGTCGACGTTGAGACGGATCTGGAGCGTCACGTCCTGTCGGCTCAGCTGCTCTTCGGGGTTGATGCCGACGAACGTCCGGAGCAGGAGATCTTCGATGTCGATGGAGTCGCTCATAGTCCCAGTTTCCCGCGAGATTGCCCGCCGTCAAACGTCGCGGGGAACGACGAGCTGTTGCCCGCCCGTGACGTGAAGAACCTCGCCGTTGACGAAGTCGTTCGTCAGGAGGAATTCGACCGCATCCGCAATGTTGTGCGGACCGCCGACTCTTTGGACCGGAATTCGGCCGGCCAGGGCTTCGAATTCCTCCCGACCGAATCCGGGAGGGGGAAGGATCGCCCCCGGCGCCACGCCGTTGACCCGGATCCGGGCCCCCAGTTCCTGGGCCAGAAGCTGCGTCATGGCGGCGAGGCCCGCCTTGGCGACCGTGTAGCCGGCCTGTCCCGGAACGGGATGCGTCCCCCGCCAGTCGATGATGTTCACGATATCGCCCGCCGTTCCGGCGGGAAGCTGTCGGGCCAGGGCTTGGCTGAGAAAGAACGGGCTCTTGAGATTGATCGCCTGGTGCCGGTCCCAGGAGGCCTCGGTCGTCTCTTCGAGCGTGGCGTTCTCGAAGATGGCGGCCGAGTTGATGAGGATGTCAGCCGTCCCGAACTTCGCCCGGACCGCGGCGAAGATTGTTTCCGCCGCCCGGACGGGGTCAGCCAGATCGGCCGAGACGAATTCGATGTGCCGTCCCTGCTGGCGAAGTCGTTCGCAGACCGCGGCGGCCTCGTCGACAGACCGGCCGCAGTGGAGGAGGATCCGGGCACCGCGTTCCGCGAGGCGTTCGACGATTGCCCGTCCGATGCGGACTGCGCCTCCGGTCACGATGGCGGTCCGTCCTTCGATCGTCATGAGCCTCCCCTTCACTCGGCGATGCATTCTATGGCGATGATAGAGGGTTGGTGGCTCCAGATTCAGGCACTTGCAGAAATCGGAGGCCTGCGCCGATGAGTGCCCCATCTCACCGGGTCCAGGGGCACCCTGGTCAGGGGGTGCAGGGGGCAGAATGCCCCTTGCCCGCCGGAGGCCTGGCCGTCGAGAGATGTCTGAAGGAGCGCGTCTCCAGACGCGGACACCGTGCCGTATGCCCCTCACCTAAGACGCGGGGATTGCAAAGCGAGCGTGGAGTCCTCAACGCCGGTTCCACAAAGGGGACACCCGTTGCTTACCACGGTTCCTCAGAGAAGCGCCTCCGGCGGCAAGGGGTGACCCCCTTGACCCCGGCCGCCGTCGCACGTTGGGTTTGAGCTATGGATGCTGTGCCGGCGAGGACGCGGCTTAAGCGATTACGAACGCGTCAGAGCAGGCACCGACGAGCGGCCATCAAAAGCAACATCACCCGCCGCATGAGACTCTGCAGCCCTCGGCGGGACATCCTCCGCCAGGCTGTACCGGGAATTCCAGCGATCCAGCACCGTCAGCAGCGACGGCAGGAAGATCAACGACACCAGCATCGAGCAGGTCACACCGATCGTCAGCGTCAGACCGAGACTCACAATCCCCCGGTGAGCCGAAATGATCATGCAGCCAAACCCGACCACCGTCGTCGTCGAGATCATGATGATCGAGTTGATCGTACACGTCGACATCCGGTACCGGCCCGCCTTCCCAGTCCCGATCGTCTGCTCGCGATAGTCGTGGACAACGTAAATCCCGGCATCGACCCCCATCCCCAGGAGCAACGGAAGGACGATCATGTTCGCCGGGTTCAGGTTCATCCCCGTGAGCCCCATGATCCCGAAGGTCATGAAGCCCCCCGCCACCGGCGGAAGCAGAGCACAGAACGTCTTGAAAACGCTCGACCCGTCGAACACCGCCCCGACAAAGAACGCGACCGTCGCATAGATCGCCGCCAGGACCTTCGGCTCGAGCGGAGTCCCCCGCGACGCCCCGGTCCACGCCGCGAACGTGACGACGGCCACGGGCGTCAGCAGTGCGATGATGAGCGTCCCTCGCGGGAGGAAGTCGACAAGCAGGACGAGGACGATCATCGCCGTCGCAAAGACCGCCGCGTCGTAATAGCTGTCACGGATCTGCCGGGCCGCCTCGTAGTTCTGCAGCGGCGTCCCCGTGATCTCCGGATCGACGGAGCGGACCTCGCGAACGAACTCGCTCAGCGGCTCCTCGTCCCACACCTGGTGGGCCGGATAGACCTGGAGAGCCCACTCGCCGTGCCGGCTGACGAACCGGGACCGGAGCGATTCCGGAAGGTCCTGGATCGAGGCCGGCTGCGGATCGGCCACATCGAGCAGCATCCGGAACTGCGTGTGCAGAGCCATTCGCATGGCGTACTGATAACCGATCAGAAGCCGCCCCAGATGCTCCGGCGGCGCACTCTTCAGACCTTCGAGCAGCCCCCGCAGCATCGCGCCGGCACTGAGAGCCTCATTCCGCGAGACGGCCGACAGGGCGCCCGACAAATGCCCCAGTCCCATCATCATCGGCATCGGGTTCATCGAGCCGGGGGGAAGTTCGGCGGGGATCCGCTGGAGACGCGAGTGGAACTCCGAAACGAGCGGCACGACCCGCGACGCTGGAGACTCGGGGAGGGCGGAAGCGAGTTCCACAACCCGGCCCACCGACGGCAGAGCTTCGAACGCGGCCTTCCGCCGACGGGCTTCCTGCGGCGTGTCGGCGATCGAGACGCCATACAGCAGCGAGCCGTTCGATTGTTCAAACACGCGGTGCTGCAGGACGACCGACGGTGCGTCGGCGACCTGCATGTTGAGCAGGTTCGAGTCATAGACAACCCGCGAACCGAGCCGACCGTCCTGGATCTGGAATCCGAGGCACCCGCCGCCGATGACGATCGCCGCGGCGGTCAGCCCCATCAGCCAGGGAGCGGTCGCCACCCATCTCTGGAGCCGGACGCCGCTGAACGGACGCGGAAGGCGGCCCGGCTCGACATTGCGGTCGGCCAGGACGACGAGAGCGGGGAGCGACAGGAACGCCGCGACGACGCAGAGCAGGACCCCGCCGCCGGCGATGATCCCCAGTTCCTTGATCCCCTGGAAGCTCGTGAGAGCCGCGCAGAAGAAGGACATCGCCGTCGCGACGGCGCACGTGAGGATCCCCGAGCCGACCGACCCGGCGGTCCGGGCGAGGGCCGGCACGAGGTCGAGTCCTTCGTGGCGCAGCTCGAGGTAGTGTTCGAGGTAGTGGATCGCGTAATCGACCCCCAGGCCGATCAGGATCGACGCGAAGGTCATCGAGAGGATGTTGAGGTGGCCGACGACGACCGTCGCGAACCACAGCGACCAGCAGACCCCGACCCCCAGCATGACCATCGAGATCATGGGGTGCCGCAGGCCGCCGAACCCGAGGAGCATGATCGCCAGGACGATGACGCTCGAAAGGATCGAGGCCAGCGTCATGTCGTCCTGGGAGCGGGCCATCTCGTCCGCCTCCAGGATCGGGATTCCCGTCAGGCCGACCGAGATCGATTCGTCGCGGCCATTGAACTCACGGATGATTTCCCGCA of Planctomyces sp. SH-PL14 contains these proteins:
- a CDS encoding SDR family NAD(P)-dependent oxidoreductase — translated: MTIEGRTAIVTGGAVRIGRAIVERLAERGARILLHCGRSVDEAAAVCERLRQQGRHIEFVSADLADPVRAAETIFAAVRAKFGTADILINSAAIFENATLEETTEASWDRHQAINLKSPFFLSQALARQLPAGTAGDIVNIIDWRGTHPVPGQAGYTVAKAGLAAMTQLLAQELGARIRVNGVAPGAILPPPGFGREEFEALAGRIPVQRVGGPHNIADAVEFLLTNDFVNGEVLHVTGGQQLVVPRDV
- a CDS encoding MMPL family transporter, producing MEGEASRKPEFGLLGRFLSALTFAIARFPKLTILLLTISCVVSLGWTAAVLKFKTDRADLIDPSADFHQRWLRYTERFGETPDILVVVEADSRAKILSTLDTLGAALEAEPDLFTRVQWRTDPARLRAKGLQYLPPAILEFGLRQLDVFEPILEGHWERVELGAYAESLSRQIESALGQKNEARLDDALIRARQLVDSLQGFSASPTDFQSPWPEIIPASAGQGLSDLQKPQYQLSDSGTMGFLLVSPMIRDQDFAGGSASIARLREIIREFNGRDESISVGLTGIPILEADEMARSQDDMTLASILSSVIVLAIMLLGFGGLRHPMISMVMLGVGVCWSLWFATVVVGHLNILSMTFASILIGLGVDYAIHYLEHYLELRHEGLDLVPALARTAGSVGSGILTCAVATAMSFFCAALTSFQGIKELGIIAGGGVLLCVVAAFLSLPALVVLADRNVEPGRLPRPFSGVRLQRWVATAPWLMGLTAAAIVIGGGCLGFQIQDGRLGSRVVYDSNLLNMQVADAPSVVLQHRVFEQSNGSLLYGVSIADTPQEARRRKAAFEALPSVGRVVELASALPESPASRVVPLVSEFHSRLQRIPAELPPGSMNPMPMMMGLGHLSGALSAVSRNEALSAGAMLRGLLEGLKSAPPEHLGRLLIGYQYAMRMALHTQFRMLLDVADPQPASIQDLPESLRSRFVSRHGEWALQVYPAHQVWDEEPLSEFVREVRSVDPEITGTPLQNYEAARQIRDSYYDAAVFATAMIVLVLLVDFLPRGTLIIALLTPVAVVTFAAWTGASRGTPLEPKVLAAIYATVAFFVGAVFDGSSVFKTFCALLPPVAGGFMTFGIMGLTGMNLNPANMIVLPLLLGMGVDAGIYVVHDYREQTIGTGKAGRYRMSTCTINSIIMISTTTVVGFGCMIISAHRGIVSLGLTLTIGVTCSMLVSLIFLPSLLTVLDRWNSRYSLAEDVPPRAAESHAAGDVAFDGRSSVPALTRS